One Dreissena polymorpha isolate Duluth1 chromosome 9, UMN_Dpol_1.0, whole genome shotgun sequence genomic window carries:
- the LOC127846333 gene encoding uncharacterized protein LOC127846333, with protein MMNGECCLATSGIQYDTINNNNRTLKGRRLTMATGAPNYKIILCGEYGVGKSSLFRRFMNDTFSEERGKKSSIGLDQASQCFHVNGEDVKDERCRNIHSPGANFYSQLRAGEWICRAQ; from the exons ATGATGAACGGCGAGTGTTGTCTGGCGACGTCGGGTATCCAGTATGACACGATCAACAACAACAATCGAACGCTCAAGGGGAGAAG attgACTATGGCCACAGGAGCCCCAAACTACAAGATAATACTGTGCGGGGAATACGGCGTAGGAAAGAGCTCCCTCTTTAGGCGATTTATGAACGACACATTCTCAGAAGAACGTGGAAAAAAATCCTCAATTGGACTGGACCAGGCGTCGCAGTGTTTCCATGTGAACGGAGAGGATGTGAAG GACGAGCGCTGTCGGAATATTCACTCGCCCGGAGCCAATTTCTACTCGCAATTACGAGCGGGCGAGTGGATTTGTCGAGCCcagtag